In Camelina sativa cultivar DH55 chromosome 16, Cs, whole genome shotgun sequence, a single window of DNA contains:
- the LOC104752490 gene encoding probable 2-oxoglutarate-dependent dioxygenase AOP1, whose product MGSHEEEQCLPILDFSRDKLVPGTSHWITTRDKVRRAMEEQGWFVAEFNGVTSDTREDLLTGMKEMYDLPYEIKIKNENHKVSHGYMTMVVEDYRIHESLGIDYATEHQACKDFSKLLWPQGNDPFSETTHKYATAVAELEQRVMRMLYESYGMDEKKHSASHSESTRYLLRMLSYRRQRNGEANTGFVSHTDKSFMSILHQNHVGGLHLKTMTDQWVRFKPSPTRFVVLSGMGLTAWSNDRIKPCYHKVVMSADEIRYSLGVFSFHKGTIRTPEELVDEEHPLRYNPFEHDGLLRFYESYLNSLKKSSEDLLQVYCGVNP is encoded by the exons ATGGGATCACATGAGGAGGAGCAATGCTTACCTATCCTCGACTTCTCCCGCGATAAGCTAGTGCCAGGCACGAGTCACTGGATCACGACCAGGGACAAAGTCAGAAGAGCCATGGAGGAGCAAGGTTGGTTTGTGGCAGAGTTCAATGGGGTCACATCAGATACAAGGGAGGACTTGCTCACCGGGATGAAGGAGATGTATGATCTGCCGTACGAAATCAAGATCAAGAACGAGAACCACAAGGTCTCACACGGGTACATGACTATGGTAGTTGAGGATTACCGGATCCACGAGAGCTTGGGGATAGATTATGCAACTGAGCACCAAGCTTGCAAAGACTTCTCTAAACTACTCTGGCCACAAGGAAACGATCCCTTCag TGAAACAACACATAAGTACGCAACAGCAGTAGCGGAGCTAGAGCAGAGGGTGATGAGGATGTTGTACGAGAGCTATGGAATGGACGAGAAGAAGCACTCGGCGAGTCATTCGGAGTCAACTCGATACCTGTTGAGGATGCTGAGTTACCGGAGACAGCGAAACGGTGAAGCAAACACGGGTTTTGTATCACATACTGATAAGAGTTTCATGAGTATCCTCCACCAGAACCACGTCGGAGGTCTCCATTTAAAAACCATGACCGATCAATGGGTCCGGTTTAAACCCTCGCCGACAAGATTCGTCGTTCTCTCCGGCATGGGTCTGACG GCGTGGAGTAACGATAGGATAAAGCCATGTTACCACAAGGTAGTGATGAGCGCAGATGAGATTCGTTACTCTTTAGGGGTTTTCTCCTTCCACAAAGGCACGATTCGTACGCCGGAGGAGCTCGTCGACGAAGAACATCCCCTCCGGTACAACCCTTTCGAGCACGACGGCCTCCTCCGTTTCTACGAGTCGTACCTCAATTCCCTCAAGAAATCAAGCGAAGATCTCCTTCAAGTCTACTGCGGCGTCAACCCCTGA